One window of the Anaeromyxobacter dehalogenans 2CP-C genome contains the following:
- a CDS encoding HpcH/HpaI aldolase/citrate lyase family protein, with protein sequence MPVVRPRRSALYLPGSNARAIEKARTLPADALILDLEDAVAPAAKDAARAQVVAALAQGGFGRRERVVRVNGLGTPWGAADLAALARAGADAICLPKVERAAEVHAAVQALAAGHAPAGLALWCMIETPRGVLAAGEIAGASPRVACLVAGTSDLVKDLGARHTAGRAEVLTSLSLVLLAARAHGLAALDGVFLDLEDAAGLEAACRQGRDLGFDGKTLIHPKQLEPANRAFAPDAEELGRARRVIAAHAEAEAAGLGVTVVDGRLVEALHVEAARRTVALAEAIAAGPGGAGPHAG encoded by the coding sequence ATGCCCGTCGTCCGCCCCCGCCGCAGCGCCCTGTACCTGCCCGGCTCGAACGCGCGGGCGATCGAGAAGGCGCGCACGCTGCCCGCCGACGCGCTCATCCTCGACCTGGAGGACGCGGTGGCGCCCGCCGCGAAGGACGCGGCCCGCGCCCAGGTGGTGGCCGCGCTCGCGCAGGGCGGCTTCGGCCGGCGCGAGCGCGTGGTGCGCGTGAACGGGCTCGGCACGCCCTGGGGCGCGGCGGATCTCGCGGCGCTGGCCCGCGCCGGCGCCGACGCGATCTGCCTGCCCAAGGTCGAGCGCGCCGCCGAGGTGCACGCCGCCGTGCAGGCGCTCGCCGCGGGCCACGCGCCGGCGGGGCTCGCGCTCTGGTGCATGATCGAGACGCCGCGCGGCGTGCTGGCGGCCGGCGAGATCGCCGGGGCGTCGCCGCGGGTGGCGTGCCTGGTGGCCGGCACGAGCGACCTCGTGAAGGACCTCGGCGCTCGCCACACCGCGGGCCGCGCCGAGGTGCTCACCAGCCTGTCGCTCGTCCTGCTCGCCGCCCGGGCGCACGGCCTGGCCGCGCTCGACGGCGTGTTCCTCGACCTCGAGGACGCCGCGGGGCTGGAGGCCGCGTGCCGTCAGGGGCGCGACCTCGGCTTCGACGGCAAGACGCTCATCCACCCGAAGCAGCTCGAGCCGGCGAACCGCGCCTTCGCGCCGGACGCCGAGGAGCTCGGGCGGGCGCGGCGGGTGATCGCGGCGCACGCCGAGGCCGAGGCGGCCGGGCTGGGCGTCACGGTGGTGGACGGGCGCCTGGTGGAGGCGCTGCACGTCGAGGCGGCGCGCCGGACCGTGGCGCTCGCCGAGGCCATCGCGGCGGGGCCCGGCGGGGCGGGCCCGCACGCAGGGTGA
- the dtd gene encoding D-aminoacyl-tRNA deacylase, translated as MRAVVQRVSRAEVRVDGAVTGAVGRGLLVLLGVARDDGAQDARLLADKLAALRIFEDAAGKMNLAVAEVGGAVLVVSQFTLLGDARKGNRPGFSDAAPPEAANALYEAVCGMLREKGLRVETGVFRADMQVELVNDGPVTILLDSRRLF; from the coding sequence GTGCGCGCGGTCGTCCAGCGGGTCTCGAGGGCCGAGGTGCGGGTGGACGGCGCGGTCACCGGCGCCGTCGGGCGCGGGCTGCTCGTCCTGCTGGGCGTGGCGCGCGACGACGGCGCCCAGGACGCGCGGCTGCTCGCCGACAAGCTCGCCGCCCTGCGGATCTTCGAGGACGCCGCCGGCAAGATGAACCTGGCGGTGGCCGAGGTGGGCGGGGCGGTGCTGGTCGTCTCGCAGTTCACGCTGCTCGGCGACGCGCGCAAGGGGAACCGGCCCGGCTTCTCCGACGCGGCGCCGCCCGAGGCGGCGAACGCGCTCTACGAGGCGGTGTGCGGGATGCTCCGCGAGAAGGGGTTGCGCGTCGAGACCGGCGTGTTCCGCGCCGACATGCAGGTCGAGCTGGTGAACGACGGCCCGGTCACCATCCTGCTCGACTCGCGGCGGCTGTTCTAG
- the aroH gene encoding chorismate mutase, translating into MRGLRGATQCSANTVEAIEDAVTELCRELTSRNQLEPQQIVWAIFTVTHDLDADFPARAARVQGWNGVPMICSQEIPVPGSMPRVVRVLLHVDSDGPRNHVYLRGAQALRPDLHVRP; encoded by the coding sequence ATGCGTGGACTTCGAGGCGCGACCCAGTGCTCGGCCAACACGGTCGAGGCGATCGAGGATGCGGTGACCGAGCTGTGCCGCGAGCTGACCTCGCGGAACCAGCTCGAGCCGCAGCAGATCGTGTGGGCGATCTTCACCGTCACCCATGACCTCGACGCCGACTTCCCGGCGCGCGCGGCGCGCGTGCAGGGCTGGAACGGGGTCCCGATGATCTGCTCGCAGGAGATCCCGGTCCCCGGCTCGATGCCGCGCGTCGTCCGGGTGCTCCTGCACGTGGACTCCGACGGTCCGCGCAACCACGTGTACCTGCGCGGCGCGCAGGCGCTGCGGCCCGACCTCCACGTGCGGCCGTGA
- a CDS encoding ion channel protein Tsx, whose product MTLRSLLRASFLLALVAAAPAARAGGFSTTNVQLLQGWNFDKAIDTSFAGKLKDGTKTTLTLNHFSTWEYGDNFAFFDLSRGRFETDDTQWTDAYVEWHPRLFVNQLLGQKEPLFGVIRNWGFAGEVNQGAGFYAYMGGLGLDFAVPAGWVLGLNAYYRYDNFNRHGWQVSPFWTVPFAVGKVPFLFTGFIDVNGLKDEGGFYTGSDNGVEIWSQPQLLVDALAPFGGKAGKLYVGVEWWLHYYSLGSFEETSSAPQAMVQWTVF is encoded by the coding sequence ATGACCCTTCGCAGCCTCCTCCGTGCCTCGTTCCTGCTCGCCCTCGTCGCCGCGGCTCCGGCGGCGCGCGCGGGCGGCTTCTCCACCACCAACGTCCAGCTCCTCCAGGGCTGGAACTTCGACAAGGCGATCGACACCTCGTTCGCCGGCAAGCTGAAGGACGGGACCAAGACCACGCTGACGCTGAACCACTTCTCGACGTGGGAGTACGGCGACAACTTCGCGTTCTTCGACCTGTCGCGCGGCCGCTTCGAGACCGACGACACGCAGTGGACGGACGCGTACGTCGAGTGGCACCCCCGCCTGTTCGTGAACCAGCTCCTCGGCCAGAAGGAGCCGCTGTTCGGCGTCATCCGGAACTGGGGCTTCGCGGGCGAGGTGAACCAGGGCGCCGGCTTCTACGCGTACATGGGCGGCCTCGGCCTCGACTTCGCCGTGCCGGCCGGCTGGGTGCTCGGCCTGAACGCGTACTACCGCTACGACAACTTCAACCGCCACGGCTGGCAGGTGTCGCCGTTCTGGACCGTGCCGTTCGCGGTCGGCAAGGTGCCGTTCCTGTTCACCGGCTTCATCGACGTGAACGGCCTGAAGGACGAGGGCGGCTTCTACACCGGGTCGGACAACGGCGTGGAGATCTGGTCGCAGCCGCAGCTGCTCGTGGACGCGCTCGCGCCGTTCGGCGGCAAGGCCGGCAAGCTGTACGTCGGCGTCGAGTGGTGGCTGCACTACTACAGCCTGGGCTCGTTCGAGGAGACCTCCTCGGCGCCGCAGGCGATGGTGCAGTGGACGGTGTTCTAG
- a CDS encoding 3-dehydroquinate synthase produces the protein MSRSRKPHAALYEAEAEAGAAVTEVIAARQGDHAYEVRVGPGAAAALPALADEHDAVALVSCRRVLSTAFGKDVLARLRRETPLALVHALPDGEAGKTLAELERAATRLLRAGGTRRTLVVALGGGAVSDAAGFLAATYMRGVPWVAVPTTLLAMVDAAIGGKTAVNLPAAKNAVGAFHPPGAVLADPAALRTLPRRELSSGLGEVLKYGALQPALLDAFAALGAAAPDPAVIATCARMKVDVVADDPTEHGPRKLLNLGHTFGHGVEAAGRFSRYTHGEAVAVGLAFAFRLAARMGRVDGAAAERVEAAVAGAGLPVRVPPAIARAAARLMAYDKKRAAGGLRWVLPAAVEGGWRVEWDVEAEPAAVEAAVAEISEARAGGRAGRRAR, from the coding sequence ATGAGCCGGAGCCGCAAGCCCCACGCCGCCCTCTACGAAGCCGAGGCCGAGGCCGGCGCCGCGGTCACCGAGGTCATCGCGGCGCGGCAGGGCGACCACGCCTACGAGGTGCGCGTCGGCCCCGGCGCGGCGGCGGCGCTCCCCGCGCTCGCCGACGAGCACGACGCGGTGGCGCTCGTCTCCTGCCGCCGGGTGCTCTCGACGGCGTTCGGCAAGGACGTGCTCGCCCGGCTGCGCCGCGAGACGCCGCTCGCGCTCGTGCACGCGCTCCCCGACGGCGAGGCGGGCAAGACGCTCGCCGAGCTGGAGCGGGCCGCGACGAGGCTGCTCCGCGCCGGCGGCACGCGGCGCACGCTGGTGGTGGCGCTGGGCGGCGGCGCGGTGAGCGACGCGGCCGGCTTCCTCGCCGCGACCTACATGCGCGGCGTGCCCTGGGTGGCGGTGCCCACCACGCTCCTCGCCATGGTGGACGCGGCCATCGGCGGCAAGACCGCGGTGAACCTGCCCGCCGCGAAGAACGCGGTGGGCGCGTTCCACCCGCCGGGCGCGGTGCTGGCGGACCCCGCCGCGCTCCGCACCCTGCCGCGCCGCGAGCTCTCGAGCGGCCTCGGCGAGGTGCTGAAGTACGGCGCGCTCCAGCCGGCGCTGCTCGACGCGTTCGCGGCGCTCGGCGCCGCCGCGCCGGATCCGGCGGTGATCGCCACCTGCGCCCGCATGAAGGTGGACGTGGTGGCGGACGATCCGACCGAGCACGGGCCCCGCAAGCTCCTCAACCTGGGCCACACCTTCGGGCACGGGGTGGAGGCGGCCGGGCGGTTCTCGCGCTACACGCACGGCGAGGCGGTCGCGGTGGGGCTCGCGTTCGCGTTCCGGCTGGCGGCGCGGATGGGCCGGGTGGACGGCGCCGCGGCGGAGCGGGTGGAGGCGGCGGTCGCCGGGGCCGGGCTGCCGGTCCGGGTCCCGCCGGCGATCGCGCGTGCCGCCGCGCGCCTGATGGCGTACGACAAGAAGCGGGCGGCCGGCGGGCTGCGCTGGGTGCTGCCGGCGGCCGTCGAGGGCGGCTGGCGGGTGGAGTGGGACGTCGAGGCGGAGCCGGCGGCGGTCGAGGCGGCGGTGGCGGAGATCTCGGAGGCGCGGGCGGGCGGCCGCGCCGGGCGGAGGGCGCGATGA
- the aroC gene encoding chorismate synthase: MTLRYLTAGESHGPALVAIAEGFPAGLPVDFEAVDRDLRRRQKGYGRGGRMKIETDAAQFLAGLRGGVTTGAPIALAVWNKDHENWKDLVSPYARGGRKFTQVRPGHADLAGALKYGLDDARDVLERASARSTAVIVALGALAKALLSSQGVEVCSRVVAIGPRDIRPDAPPTPAQRDAIEASDLHVDDEALAAEWRALIDAEKARGGSIGGAFDVYATGLPIGLGSHVHPDRRLDARLAGALCGVQAIRAVEIGDGTQVGRPGYEFHDAIHHDPARGFWRETNRAGGLEGGMTDGMPLRVRAYMKPIPTMLHPLATVDLATRAATQARYERSDVCAVPAAAVVGEAVVAWELANALLEKFGGDTVEDVRRAVEAYAARIR, translated from the coding sequence ATGACACTTCGGTACCTGACCGCCGGCGAGTCGCACGGCCCGGCGCTGGTCGCCATCGCCGAGGGCTTCCCGGCGGGGCTCCCGGTGGACTTCGAGGCGGTGGACCGCGACCTGCGCCGCCGGCAGAAGGGCTACGGGCGCGGCGGCCGCATGAAGATCGAGACCGACGCGGCGCAGTTCCTGGCCGGGCTGCGCGGCGGGGTCACCACCGGCGCGCCCATCGCGCTCGCGGTCTGGAACAAGGACCACGAGAACTGGAAGGACCTCGTCTCGCCGTACGCGCGCGGCGGCCGGAAGTTCACCCAGGTGCGCCCCGGGCACGCCGACCTCGCCGGCGCGCTGAAGTACGGCCTCGACGACGCCCGCGACGTGCTGGAGCGGGCCAGCGCCCGGTCCACCGCGGTCATCGTGGCGCTCGGCGCGCTCGCGAAGGCGCTGCTCTCGAGCCAGGGCGTGGAGGTGTGCTCGCGGGTGGTGGCCATCGGCCCGCGCGACATCCGGCCGGACGCGCCGCCCACGCCGGCGCAGCGCGACGCCATCGAGGCCTCCGACCTGCACGTGGACGACGAGGCGCTCGCCGCCGAGTGGCGCGCGCTCATCGACGCGGAGAAGGCCCGCGGCGGCTCCATCGGCGGCGCGTTCGACGTGTACGCGACCGGGCTCCCCATCGGCCTCGGCAGCCACGTCCACCCGGACCGCCGCCTCGACGCCCGCCTCGCCGGCGCGCTCTGCGGCGTGCAGGCCATCCGCGCGGTGGAGATCGGCGACGGCACGCAGGTGGGCCGCCCCGGCTACGAGTTCCACGACGCCATCCACCACGACCCGGCCCGCGGCTTCTGGCGCGAGACGAACCGCGCCGGCGGGCTGGAGGGCGGCATGACCGACGGCATGCCGCTACGCGTGCGCGCCTACATGAAGCCCATCCCCACCATGCTCCACCCGCTCGCCACGGTGGACCTCGCCACCCGCGCGGCCACCCAGGCCCGCTACGAGCGCAGCGACGTGTGCGCGGTGCCGGCGGCCGCGGTGGTGGGCGAGGCGGTGGTGGCCTGGGAGCTCGCGAACGCGCTCCTCGAGAAGTTCGGCGGCGACACCGTCGAGGACGTCCGCCGGGCGGTGGAGGCGTATGCCGCTCGGATCCGCTGA
- a CDS encoding shikimate dehydrogenase (NADP+), whose product MITGRTALYGVVGHPVAHSRSPEMQNAAFAKLGVDAAYVALPVAPERIDEALRGAHALGFQGLNVTVPHKPRAASLCHALDPVATAVGAANTLRRTRDGWEGFNTDAPACRTLLEAAGVARGARALLVGAGGAARAAAWALLQLGTELRVAARREEAAAELCRDLAAAVPGADAATADFEDLEAEADAAAVVVNGTSVELPGHEGRLPPLRFRADQVVLDFVYGDTELARAARAGGARLVTGEQVLVRQGALAFTIWTGLPAPEADMARALEAREGAR is encoded by the coding sequence GTGATCACCGGGCGCACCGCGCTCTACGGCGTCGTCGGCCACCCGGTGGCGCACAGCCGCTCGCCGGAGATGCAGAACGCCGCGTTCGCGAAGCTGGGCGTGGACGCGGCGTACGTGGCGCTGCCGGTCGCGCCGGAGCGGATCGACGAGGCGCTCCGCGGCGCGCACGCGCTCGGGTTCCAGGGGCTGAACGTCACCGTGCCGCACAAGCCTCGGGCGGCGTCGCTGTGCCACGCGCTCGACCCGGTGGCGACCGCGGTGGGCGCCGCGAACACGCTGCGCAGGACCCGCGACGGCTGGGAGGGCTTCAACACCGACGCGCCCGCCTGCCGCACGCTGCTCGAGGCGGCCGGGGTGGCGCGCGGGGCGCGGGCGCTCCTGGTGGGCGCGGGCGGCGCGGCGCGCGCGGCGGCCTGGGCGCTCCTCCAGCTCGGGACCGAGCTCCGCGTGGCGGCGCGCCGCGAGGAGGCCGCCGCCGAGCTGTGCCGGGACCTCGCCGCCGCGGTGCCCGGCGCAGACGCGGCCACCGCCGACTTCGAGGACCTGGAGGCCGAGGCGGACGCCGCCGCGGTGGTGGTGAACGGGACGTCGGTGGAGCTGCCCGGGCACGAGGGCCGCCTGCCGCCGCTCCGGTTCCGCGCCGACCAGGTGGTGCTCGACTTCGTCTACGGCGACACCGAGCTCGCCCGCGCCGCGCGCGCGGGCGGCGCCCGGCTGGTCACCGGCGAGCAGGTCCTGGTGCGCCAGGGCGCGCTCGCGTTCACGATCTGGACCGGCCTGCCCGCCCCCGAGGCGGACATGGCCCGCGCGCTCGAGGCGCGCGAGGGAGCGCGATGA
- a CDS encoding histidine triad nucleotide-binding protein, whose translation MSDCLFCKIARGELPAKLVHQDADTVAFVDVNPQAPTHLLVIPRKHIPTVNDLSAEDEALMGKLYRVAAALAKERGVDGSGWRAVVNTHGDAGQTVFHVHLHLLGGRRMAWPPG comes from the coding sequence ATGAGCGACTGCCTGTTCTGCAAGATCGCGCGGGGCGAGCTCCCCGCCAAGCTGGTGCACCAGGACGCCGACACGGTGGCGTTCGTGGACGTCAACCCGCAGGCGCCCACGCACCTGCTGGTCATCCCGCGCAAGCACATCCCCACCGTGAACGACCTCTCCGCCGAGGACGAGGCGCTCATGGGGAAGCTGTACCGGGTGGCGGCGGCGCTCGCGAAGGAGCGCGGGGTGGACGGGTCCGGCTGGCGCGCCGTCGTGAACACGCACGGCGACGCGGGGCAGACCGTGTTCCACGTCCACCTGCACCTGCTCGGCGGCCGCCGCATGGCCTGGCCCCCGGGCTAG
- a CDS encoding arginine N-succinyltransferase, producing the protein MLLLRDAQKTDLAGLSALAKVLNTVNLPDDERALSGIVDRSVRSFAGKIRNPLERAYVFVAEEPRTRRIVGTSMIIAQHGTRESPCTFFDVSEREHYSSTIDRHFKHQVLSIGYHFDGPTEIGGLVVHPGQRGGEARAGKQLAFVRFLYMAMFRDRFRERVLAELMPPLTKDGRSLFWEAFGKRFTDLDYQEADKKSRENKEFIQQLFPPSDVYATLFSPAVRRLLGKVGPDTEPVRRMLEKIGFRYVDRIDPFDGGPHYEATLAEITLVRAYRRARLAPGPLDAGLHGGEDCLIAVTRGEGRTRFRAVRAEARLDGTNVWIPERAREVLEARPGERAHVVPFDGGAR; encoded by the coding sequence ATGCTGCTCCTCAGGGACGCCCAGAAGACGGACCTCGCGGGGCTCTCCGCCCTGGCGAAGGTGCTCAACACCGTCAACCTCCCCGACGACGAGCGCGCGCTCTCGGGGATCGTCGATCGCTCGGTGCGGAGCTTCGCCGGGAAGATCCGCAACCCGCTGGAGCGGGCCTACGTCTTCGTGGCGGAGGAGCCGCGCACGCGCCGGATCGTCGGCACCTCGATGATCATCGCGCAGCACGGCACCCGCGAGTCGCCCTGCACGTTCTTCGACGTCTCGGAGCGCGAGCACTACTCGTCCACCATCGACCGGCACTTCAAGCACCAGGTCCTCTCCATCGGCTACCACTTCGACGGCCCCACCGAGATCGGCGGCCTGGTGGTGCACCCGGGACAGCGCGGCGGCGAGGCGCGCGCGGGCAAGCAGCTCGCGTTCGTTCGCTTCCTCTACATGGCGATGTTCCGCGACCGCTTCCGCGAGCGCGTCCTCGCCGAGCTCATGCCGCCGCTCACGAAGGACGGCCGCAGCCTGTTCTGGGAGGCGTTCGGCAAGCGCTTCACCGACCTCGACTACCAGGAGGCCGACAAGAAGAGCCGCGAGAACAAGGAGTTCATCCAGCAGCTCTTCCCGCCCTCCGACGTGTACGCGACGCTGTTCTCGCCGGCGGTCCGCCGCCTGCTCGGGAAGGTGGGCCCGGACACCGAGCCGGTGCGGCGGATGCTCGAGAAGATCGGCTTCCGCTACGTGGACCGCATCGACCCGTTCGACGGCGGCCCGCACTACGAGGCGACGCTCGCCGAGATCACGCTGGTGCGCGCCTACCGCCGCGCCCGCCTCGCGCCCGGGCCGCTCGACGCCGGCCTGCACGGGGGCGAGGACTGCCTGATCGCGGTGACCCGCGGAGAGGGGCGGACCCGCTTTCGGGCGGTGCGCGCCGAGGCGCGGCTGGACGGGACCAACGTCTGGATTCCCGAGCGCGCACGGGAGGTTCTGGAGGCGCGGCCGGGCGAGCGGGCGCACGTCGTCCCGTTCGACGGGGGAGCGCGCTGA
- a CDS encoding prephenate dehydrogenase — MNVPTNRPLPALPGHLGVVGLGLMGASLARAARRVDRGVRITAVEPRAEVRARALADGVADQVSAEPDAALAGCGVVVLCTPVATIEALLAPVSALLADGAVLTDVGGAKERVVTLARERVRPGVAFVGAHPMFGGHGGYDGATAEKWSAGGTVAICTDGDAAAVEKVAALHLALGAGVERCTAAEHDAAVAMVSHLPYLVASALSVAVREAGPLAMHLAGPGLKDATRLAEFPFDIQGEVARRNAHLPEAARRLERHLARILAAIAESPESARSALEAARAAREELF, encoded by the coding sequence GTGAACGTCCCGACGAACAGGCCGCTCCCCGCGCTCCCGGGCCACCTGGGCGTGGTGGGGCTGGGCCTCATGGGCGCCTCGCTCGCCCGCGCCGCTCGCCGGGTGGACCGGGGCGTGCGCATCACCGCGGTGGAGCCGCGCGCTGAGGTGCGCGCGCGGGCGCTCGCCGACGGCGTGGCCGACCAGGTGTCCGCGGAGCCCGACGCCGCGCTCGCCGGCTGCGGCGTGGTGGTGCTGTGCACGCCGGTCGCGACCATCGAGGCGCTGCTCGCGCCGGTCTCGGCCCTGCTCGCCGACGGCGCGGTGCTCACCGACGTGGGCGGCGCGAAGGAGCGGGTGGTGACGCTGGCGCGCGAGCGGGTCCGCCCCGGCGTCGCGTTCGTCGGCGCGCACCCCATGTTCGGCGGCCACGGCGGCTACGACGGCGCCACCGCGGAGAAGTGGTCGGCGGGCGGCACGGTGGCGATCTGCACCGACGGCGACGCCGCCGCGGTGGAGAAGGTCGCGGCGCTGCACCTCGCGCTCGGCGCCGGGGTCGAGCGCTGCACCGCCGCCGAGCACGACGCGGCGGTGGCGATGGTGTCGCACCTGCCGTACCTCGTCGCCTCGGCGCTCTCGGTGGCGGTGCGCGAGGCCGGCCCGCTCGCCATGCACCTCGCCGGCCCCGGCCTCAAGGACGCGACGCGCCTGGCCGAGTTCCCGTTCGACATCCAGGGCGAGGTGGCCCGGCGCAACGCCCACCTGCCGGAGGCGGCGCGCCGGCTGGAGCGGCACCTCGCCCGCATCCTCGCCGCCATCGCCGAGTCGCCGGAGTCGGCGCGCTCGGCCCTCGAGGCGGCCCGCGCCGCACGGGAGGAGCTGTTTTGA
- the aroQ gene encoding type II 3-dehydroquinate dehydratase → MILIVNGPNLNLLGEREPDVYGRSTLADVEQLVRDACAAWDVEVKAFQSNHEGAILDFLQEHRKKARGVILNAGALTHTSYALHDCLKAMPAPAVEVHISNIHQREAFRHVSVIAPACRGQIVGLGIRGYLLAAEWLCAEIGAQPRGSEDRKKPSP, encoded by the coding sequence ATGATCCTGATCGTCAACGGTCCGAACCTGAACCTGCTGGGCGAGCGCGAGCCGGACGTGTACGGCCGCAGCACGCTCGCCGACGTGGAGCAGCTCGTCCGCGACGCCTGCGCGGCCTGGGACGTGGAGGTGAAGGCGTTCCAGTCCAACCACGAGGGCGCGATCCTCGACTTCCTGCAGGAGCACCGGAAGAAGGCCCGCGGGGTCATCCTGAACGCCGGGGCGCTCACGCACACGAGCTACGCGCTCCACGACTGCCTGAAGGCGATGCCCGCGCCGGCGGTGGAGGTGCACATCTCCAACATCCACCAGCGCGAGGCGTTCCGGCACGTGAGCGTCATCGCCCCGGCCTGCCGCGGGCAGATCGTGGGCCTGGGGATCCGCGGCTACCTGCTCGCGGCGGAGTGGCTCTGCGCCGAGATCGGCGCGCAGCCGCGCGGCAGCGAGGACCGCAAGAAGCCGAGCCCGTAG
- the aroA gene encoding 3-phosphoshikimate 1-carboxyvinyltransferase, giving the protein MSAAPTSGPLTCRRAGPLRGAIEVPGDKSISHRSLLFGALSTGETRVTGLLDAEDVHSTRKAVEALGAIVREEGGEVVVTPPATLREPGDVIDCGNSGTSLRLLTGVLSGVPGLSVLTGDASLRRRPVRRVIDPLRAMGANLSARDGDRLPPVVVRGGPLRGARQVLPVASAQVKSAILLAGLFAEGETTVVEPEKSRDHTERMLRGMGVPVKVSGLEVSVSAARPAGGRVDVPGDISSAAFFLCGAAALPGSEVTVRNLGVNETRTGLLDVLRAMGADVWLANLREVAGEPRADVTVRADRLEATEIRGATIPRLIDELPVVMVMATQARGRTVIRDAKELRVKESDRLAAMGETLARAGARIELYEDGCAIEGPTPLRGVEVRTRLDHRIAMSMAVAQLFCGGEPVVLDDVACVATSFPSFFRLLDQVAARVSVGGAP; this is encoded by the coding sequence TTGAGCGCTGCCCCGACCTCCGGTCCCCTGACCTGCCGGCGCGCCGGCCCGCTGCGCGGCGCCATCGAGGTGCCCGGCGACAAGTCCATCTCGCACCGGAGCCTGCTGTTCGGCGCGCTCTCCACCGGGGAGACCCGCGTCACCGGGCTGCTCGACGCCGAGGACGTCCACTCCACCCGCAAGGCGGTGGAGGCGCTCGGCGCCATCGTCCGCGAGGAGGGCGGCGAGGTGGTGGTGACGCCGCCCGCGACGCTGCGCGAGCCGGGCGACGTCATCGACTGCGGCAACTCCGGCACCAGCCTGCGCCTGCTCACCGGCGTGCTCTCCGGCGTGCCCGGCCTGTCGGTGCTCACCGGCGACGCCTCGCTGCGGCGGCGGCCGGTGCGGCGGGTGATCGACCCGCTCCGCGCCATGGGCGCGAACCTGTCCGCCCGCGACGGCGATCGCCTGCCGCCGGTGGTGGTCCGCGGCGGCCCGCTGCGCGGGGCGCGCCAGGTCCTCCCGGTGGCGAGCGCGCAGGTGAAGAGCGCGATCCTGCTCGCCGGGCTGTTCGCCGAGGGCGAGACCACGGTGGTGGAGCCGGAGAAGAGCCGGGACCACACCGAGCGCATGCTGCGCGGGATGGGCGTCCCGGTGAAGGTCTCGGGCCTGGAGGTGTCGGTCTCGGCGGCGCGGCCGGCCGGCGGGCGGGTGGACGTGCCCGGCGACATCTCCTCGGCGGCGTTCTTCCTCTGCGGCGCGGCCGCGCTCCCCGGCTCCGAGGTGACGGTCCGCAACCTGGGCGTGAACGAGACGCGCACCGGGCTCCTCGACGTGCTCCGGGCCATGGGCGCGGACGTGTGGCTCGCGAACCTGCGCGAGGTGGCGGGCGAGCCGCGCGCCGACGTCACCGTGCGCGCCGACCGGCTGGAGGCGACCGAGATCCGCGGCGCGACCATCCCGCGGCTCATCGACGAGCTGCCGGTGGTGATGGTCATGGCCACCCAGGCGCGCGGCCGCACGGTGATCCGCGACGCGAAGGAGCTCCGGGTGAAGGAGTCCGACCGGCTCGCCGCCATGGGCGAGACGCTGGCGCGCGCCGGCGCCCGCATCGAGCTCTACGAGGACGGCTGCGCCATCGAGGGGCCCACACCGCTGCGCGGCGTCGAGGTCCGCACGAGGCTCGACCACCGCATCGCCATGTCCATGGCGGTCGCCCAGCTGTTCTGCGGCGGCGAGCCGGTGGTGCTCGACGACGTGGCCTGCGTCGCGACCAGCTTCCCGAGCTTCTTCCGCCTGCTCGACCAGGTGGCCGCGCGGGTGTCCGTCGGAGGCGCGCCGTGA
- a CDS encoding shikimate kinase: MPLGSAETLALTGMMGSGKSTVAPLLARWLGRPLVRLDDEIVRAAGKPIARVFAEDGEGRFRALERAAVAALPAGAVADLGGGAFCDPHGAARLLATARVVFLDVSAQEAARRIGDDPARPLAGRWEALLARRLPLYRRAHLTVHVDGLTPEAVARRVLESL, encoded by the coding sequence ATGCCGCTCGGATCCGCTGAGACGCTGGCGCTCACCGGCATGATGGGCTCGGGGAAGTCCACCGTGGCCCCGCTGCTGGCGCGCTGGCTGGGCCGGCCGCTGGTGCGGCTCGACGACGAGATCGTGCGCGCGGCGGGCAAGCCCATCGCCCGGGTGTTCGCCGAGGACGGCGAGGGGCGCTTTCGCGCGCTGGAGCGCGCCGCGGTGGCCGCCCTCCCGGCGGGCGCGGTGGCCGACCTGGGCGGAGGCGCGTTCTGCGACCCGCACGGCGCCGCGCGCCTGCTCGCCACCGCGCGGGTGGTGTTCCTCGACGTCTCCGCGCAGGAGGCCGCGCGCCGCATCGGCGACGATCCCGCCCGCCCGCTCGCCGGGCGCTGGGAGGCGCTGCTCGCGCGCCGGCTGCCGCTCTACCGCCGCGCCCACCTCACCGTCCACGTGGACGGCCTCACGCCCGAGGCGGTGGCCCGGCGCGTCCTGGAGTCGCTATGA